A region from the Aliarcobacter thereius LMG 24486 genome encodes:
- a CDS encoding DoxX family protein, whose amino-acid sequence MKCIESKLSGLSSDLGKLILRLTIGGLMLFHGWAKIIGGIDGIKFLTTKAGFPEFFAYGVYLGEVLFPLMIVLGIFVRTSALFLALTMVAAIFLAHSHEIFALSKSGGPVIELALIYLLGSIAIMFIGSGKYSLKA is encoded by the coding sequence ATGAAATGTATTGAAAGTAAATTATCAGGTTTAAGTTCTGATCTTGGAAAACTAATTTTAAGATTAACTATTGGTGGTCTTATGCTATTTCACGGTTGGGCAAAGATAATTGGTGGAATTGATGGTATTAAATTTCTAACTACAAAAGCTGGTTTTCCAGAATTCTTTGCTTATGGTGTTTATTTAGGTGAAGTTTTATTTCCACTTATGATTGTTTTAGGAATTTTTGTAAGAACTTCTGCTCTGTTTCTTGCTCTTACTATGGTTGCTGCTATATTTTTAGCTCATAGCCATGAAATTTTTGCTTTAAGTAAATCAGGTGGTCCTGTGATTGAACTAGCTTTAATCTACCTTTTAGGTTCTATTGCAATTATGTTTATTGGTTCAGGAAAATATAGCTTAAAGGCATAA
- a CDS encoding tRNA (5-methylaminomethyl-2-thiouridine)(34)-methyltransferase MnmD yields the protein MENSQNILVSTEDGSNTLYSKKYNQHFHNTKDGAINEALHKHIFPAFLYHQNKKELNILDICFGLGYNSFATIFYILENNLDIKINIYSPELDFDLIKSLQNFSYPKEFEKFRNIINELSLNQKYEDEKIKIELFIGDAREVLKTFPNNFFDIVYQDAFSSEVNYELWTKEYFEDIYKISKKDCIITTYAIATPIRLSMYEAGFKIYQDRALNKKISLGFKKEQNSMGKVVNMEWKQVVNKELKALYD from the coding sequence TTGGAAAATAGTCAAAATATTTTAGTATCTACAGAAGATGGCTCAAATACTCTATATTCAAAAAAATATAATCAACACTTTCACAATACGAAAGATGGTGCTATAAACGAAGCTTTACATAAGCATATTTTTCCAGCTTTTTTATATCATCAAAATAAAAAAGAACTAAATATTTTAGATATCTGTTTTGGTTTGGGTTACAATAGTTTTGCAACTATTTTTTATATCTTAGAAAATAATCTTGATATAAAAATAAATATCTACTCTCCAGAGCTTGATTTTGATTTAATAAAATCTTTACAAAACTTCTCATATCCAAAAGAGTTTGAAAAATTTAGAAATATTATAAATGAACTATCACTTAATCAAAAATATGAAGATGAAAAAATAAAGATAGAGCTTTTTATAGGTGATGCAAGAGAAGTTTTAAAAACTTTTCCAAACAACTTTTTTGATATAGTTTATCAAGATGCTTTTTCAAGTGAAGTAAATTATGAACTTTGGACAAAAGAGTATTTTGAAGATATTTATAAAATATCTAAAAAAGATTGTATTATCACAACTTATGCCATTGCAACTCCTATTAGATTATCAATGTATGAAGCTGGTTTTAAAATATATCAAGATAGAGCTTTAAATAAAAAAATATCTCTAGGATTTAAAAAAGAACAAAATAGTATGGGAAAAGTTGTAAATATGGAGTGGAAACAAGTTGTAAATAAAGAGCTAAAAGCCCTTTATGATTAA
- the luxS gene encoding S-ribosylhomocysteine lyase has translation MPLLDSFRVDHTIMPSPAVRVAKTMQTPKGDIITVFDLRFYKPNEKMMSEKGTHTLEHLFAGFIRNHLNSSSVEIIDVSPMGCRTGFYMSLIGEPKEQTVALAWENAMKDVLNVKTQDDIPELNIFQCGTCEMHSLDEAKEIANDILNTKIGIMSNEKLFLSDEKLASLGN, from the coding sequence ATGCCACTATTAGATAGTTTTAGAGTTGATCACACAATTATGCCTTCACCTGCTGTGAGAGTTGCAAAAACTATGCAAACTCCAAAAGGAGATATTATCACTGTTTTTGATTTAAGATTTTATAAACCAAATGAAAAAATGATGAGTGAAAAAGGAACTCACACTTTAGAGCATCTATTTGCTGGATTTATTAGAAATCATTTAAACTCTTCATCTGTTGAGATAATTGATGTTTCTCCAATGGGTTGTAGAACTGGATTTTATATGAGTTTAATTGGAGAACCAAAAGAACAAACAGTTGCTCTAGCTTGGGAAAATGCTATGAAAGATGTTTTAAATGTAAAAACTCAAGATGATATTCCAGAGTTAAATATTTTTCAATGTGGAACTTGTGAAATGCACTCACTTGATGAAGCAAAAGAGATTGCAAATGATATTTTAAATACAAAAATTGGCATTATGTCAAATGAAAAGTTATTTTTAAGTGATGAAAAGTTAGCAAGTTTAGGAAACTAA
- a CDS encoding AAA family ATPase: protein MELVYLWVEKYKNIHKQGFSFSPRFRCEYDEEKNELTINENKDYISIFPDNINITAIVGENGSGKSSIIEDVLSQTSNHIIMYIDENQFYISSRKEIECKVKYIKSKLINRISLSSDVIKTANVIDFRSFCDIGTSNSNLYIKDCLQGKNFEILNLGKLQQNIYKKIFQIFKEKINLKFNFTPTRVILSFKDENIKEFSEDKKIFFKKLKDNHRNEGSIKGNGYEIKDFINNYLNNNKDIFFELLKDEVISVMLYDELERNIFHLSNGERKQFIDMILVYEKLKERNTNCLILLDEPDLGIHPYWQKKYVKELINIFSNFGKKLHFIITSHSPFIL from the coding sequence ATGGAATTAGTTTATTTGTGGGTTGAAAAGTATAAAAATATACATAAGCAGGGGTTTAGTTTTTCGCCTAGGTTTAGATGTGAATATGATGAAGAGAAAAATGAATTAACAATAAATGAAAATAAAGATTATATCAGTATTTTTCCTGATAATATAAATATTACTGCTATTGTTGGGGAGAATGGGAGTGGAAAAAGTAGTATAATAGAAGATGTTTTAAGTCAAACTTCTAATCATATTATAATGTACATAGATGAAAATCAATTTTATATTTCATCTAGAAAAGAAATTGAATGTAAAGTAAAATATATTAAAAGTAAATTAATAAATCGCATATCCCTAAGTTCTGATGTAATAAAAACTGCAAATGTAATTGACTTTCGTAGTTTTTGTGATATTGGAACATCTAATTCAAATCTTTATATTAAAGATTGTTTACAAGGTAAAAATTTTGAAATACTAAATTTAGGTAAATTACAGCAAAACATCTATAAAAAAATTTTTCAAATTTTCAAAGAAAAAATTAATTTAAAATTTAATTTCACTCCAACTAGGGTTATATTGAGTTTTAAAGATGAAAATATAAAAGAATTCTCAGAAGATAAAAAAATATTTTTTAAAAAACTAAAAGATAATCATAGGAACGAAGGTTCTATTAAAGGAAATGGTTATGAAATAAAAGATTTTATAAATAATTACTTAAATAACAATAAAGACATTTTTTTTGAACTACTTAAAGATGAAGTAATAAGTGTGATGTTATATGATGAATTAGAGAGAAATATTTTCCATTTAAGTAATGGAGAAAGAAAACAATTTATTGACATGATTCTAGTATATGAAAAATTAAAAGAAAGAAATACAAATTGTTTAATATTGTTAGATGAACCAGACTTAGGTATTCATCCATATTGGCAAAAAAAGTATGTTAAAGAATTGATAAATATATTTTCTAATTTTGGTAAAAAACTTCATTTTATTATAACTTCTCATTCCCCATTCATTCTTTAA
- a CDS encoding MlaE family ABC transporter permease, which translates to MKKSKYFILEKNENNYILKLQDEWNIKNLSKIVNSFKDIVFHRNKNLTISFKDLKELDSSSAIFLVSKLKLLQEHQLDFEDADKYRNIFLFYWNNFEQKEQEKQKENFIYKVGEKSYKIYKTFNLFIVFVGELFFHIYQSLFKPKKIRVKTVLEQIENSAYKALIIVVVTSFLVGVVIAYQGAVQLEKFGANIFVVEMISISMFREIAPLITAIVIAGRSASSYTAEIGAMKITDEIDAMKTMGFEPALYLTLPRVLALAISLPLLVFLSDIVGIMGGMLVAFTSLDITYLEFINRLQNEVPVKHLFLGVFKAFVFGIFIALIACFRGFQVQNNTTSIGKYTTMSVVNAIFMVILLDAVFSVIFTKIGI; encoded by the coding sequence ATGAAAAAGAGTAAATATTTCATCCTTGAGAAAAATGAAAATAACTATATTTTAAAGCTTCAAGATGAGTGGAATATAAAGAATCTTTCAAAGATTGTAAACTCATTTAAAGATATTGTTTTTCACAGAAATAAAAATCTTACTATCTCTTTTAAAGATTTAAAAGAGCTTGATAGTTCATCAGCTATATTTTTGGTTTCAAAATTAAAACTTCTACAAGAACATCAATTAGATTTTGAAGATGCAGATAAATATAGAAATATATTTTTGTTTTATTGGAACAACTTTGAACAAAAAGAACAAGAGAAACAAAAAGAGAACTTCATTTATAAAGTTGGAGAAAAAAGCTATAAAATATATAAAACTTTTAATCTTTTTATTGTTTTTGTTGGAGAGTTGTTTTTTCATATCTATCAATCACTATTTAAACCAAAAAAAATAAGAGTAAAAACAGTTTTAGAACAAATAGAGAATTCAGCTTATAAAGCACTTATTATTGTAGTTGTTACATCTTTTTTAGTTGGAGTTGTTATTGCTTATCAAGGAGCTGTACAGCTTGAAAAGTTTGGAGCAAATATTTTTGTAGTTGAGATGATAAGTATCTCTATGTTTAGGGAGATTGCCCCACTTATTACAGCTATTGTAATTGCTGGAAGAAGTGCAAGTAGCTACACAGCAGAAATAGGAGCTATGAAAATAACAGATGAAATAGATGCTATGAAAACTATGGGATTTGAACCAGCACTTTATTTGACTCTTCCTAGAGTTTTAGCACTTGCTATTTCTCTTCCTTTATTGGTTTTTTTAAGTGATATTGTGGGAATTATGGGTGGAATGCTTGTAGCTTTTACTTCACTTGATATTACATATTTAGAATTTATAAATAGATTGCAAAATGAAGTTCCAGTAAAACATCTATTTTTAGGAGTATTTAAAGCATTTGTATTTGGTATATTTATTGCACTTATTGCTTGTTTTAGAGGTTTTCAAGTCCAAAACAATACAACAAGTATTGGAAAATATACAACTATGAGTGTGGTAAATGCTATTTTTATGGTTATTTTACTAGATGCTGTGTTCTCTGTAATTTTTACAAAGATAGGAATATAA
- a CDS encoding ABC transporter ATP-binding protein — MNVVEVRNISTRFGKKLVHDNISFDIKQGEIFGILGSSGSGKTVLLKQLVMLNQIQKGSVEILSKDITKIKQKDLEKLKLEFSYLFQFGALFSFLNVIENISVMLKEYTSLPDYVIENIAYTNLKIAGLKKESAFLYPSQISGGMRKKVALARSLAFSPKILFLDEPTSGLDPASTEEVNKLLLFLRDELKMTIIIITHDLDTIKNMLDRFIIINGKKIFDGTIEEAQSSDNEFIKDFLKNKGNKDE; from the coding sequence ATGAATGTAGTTGAAGTAAGAAATATTTCTACAAGATTTGGTAAAAAACTTGTTCACGATAATATCTCTTTTGATATAAAACAAGGAGAGATTTTTGGTATTTTAGGAAGTAGTGGTTCTGGAAAAACTGTACTTTTGAAACAGCTTGTTATGTTAAATCAAATTCAAAAAGGTAGTGTAGAAATTCTTTCAAAAGATATTACAAAGATAAAACAAAAAGATTTAGAAAAATTAAAATTGGAGTTTTCATATCTATTCCAGTTTGGAGCTTTGTTCTCTTTTCTAAATGTTATTGAAAATATCTCTGTAATGCTTAAAGAGTACACTTCTTTGCCTGATTATGTAATTGAAAACATAGCATATACAAATCTTAAAATAGCAGGTCTAAAAAAAGAGAGTGCTTTTTTATATCCAAGTCAGATTAGTGGTGGAATGAGAAAGAAAGTTGCTCTTGCAAGGTCTTTAGCTTTTAGCCCAAAGATTTTATTTCTTGATGAGCCAACAAGTGGACTTGATCCAGCTAGTACAGAAGAGGTAAATAAATTATTACTCTTTCTAAGAGATGAGCTTAAGATGACAATAATTATAATAACTCACGACTTAGATACAATAAAAAATATGCTAGATAGATTTATAATAATAAATGGAAAAAAGATTTTTGATGGAACAATAGAAGAGGCTCAAAGTAGTGATAATGAATTTATAAAAGATTTTTTAAAGAATAAAGGAAATAAAGATGAATAG
- a CDS encoding MlaD family protein has translation MNSNTNFYKIGIFVISFFVLFLLFAFWLGKFGMDSKKYDTYYVNFNETISGLNVGSAVKFLGYEIGYVDNINIDENEDEAITVRLLILKDTPIKEDSFAILGSLGITGLKYIELKGGSSASKTVANNGVIRSHKSTLKTMEEFARDFAKEFAHLTKTILNEKNINNFSKILENSNNLTEKLDTFMAYLVKNDGKFDEVLTSIQKFSSQGEKSFVSMGKTAQEYDDFVQELRVELQKGSFDLKNMSENSFNELDNLLNSLSSLIQKLENSPSDILFKKSLIKNGPGE, from the coding sequence ATGAATAGCAATACAAATTTTTATAAGATTGGGATATTTGTAATCTCATTTTTTGTTCTATTTTTACTATTTGCTTTTTGGCTTGGTAAATTTGGAATGGATAGTAAAAAATATGATACATATTATGTAAATTTCAATGAAACAATATCAGGACTAAATGTTGGCTCAGCTGTTAAATTTTTGGGTTATGAAATAGGTTATGTAGATAATATAAATATTGATGAAAATGAAGATGAAGCCATAACAGTAAGACTTCTTATTTTAAAAGATACTCCAATAAAAGAAGATAGCTTTGCTATTTTGGGAAGCTTAGGAATAACAGGACTAAAATATATTGAGTTAAAAGGTGGAAGTAGTGCTTCAAAAACAGTAGCAAATAATGGAGTTATAAGAAGTCATAAATCAACACTAAAAACTATGGAAGAGTTTGCAAGAGATTTTGCAAAAGAGTTCGCACATCTTACAAAAACTATTTTAAATGAGAAAAATATAAATAATTTCTCTAAAATTCTAGAAAATAGTAATAATCTTACAGAAAAGCTAGATACTTTTATGGCATATTTGGTAAAAAATGATGGAAAATTTGATGAAGTTTTAACAAGTATTCAAAAGTTTTCAAGTCAAGGAGAAAAATCTTTTGTTTCTATGGGAAAAACAGCACAAGAGTATGATGATTTTGTACAAGAATTAAGAGTTGAACTTCAAAAAGGAAGTTTTGATTTGAAAAATATGAGTGAAAATAGCTTCAATGAGCTAGATAATCTTCTAAATAGTTTAAGTAGTTTAATACAAAAATTAGAAAATAGTCCAAGTGATATATTGTTTAAAAAGAGTCTTATAAAAAATGGACCAGGAGAGTAA
- a CDS encoding ABC-type transport auxiliary lipoprotein family protein — MKLYIKSLWFLVFAVLFAGCSFKQDLIEQNRYAITFPTNEVETSKKVNSIFIEEPNVNKSFNQTSILYSNKVYLFEEYSKNRWISLPSNMIYNQLLDSFNSSNIFKDVISKDKRIEYKYLLRSEIIKLYQVFEDDKSYAILKANFYFIENNKTIKSYSFDKKILCEENTAYGFVKSVNSGFEEIINSLIEDIKL, encoded by the coding sequence ATGAAATTATATATAAAAAGTTTATGGTTTTTAGTTTTTGCAGTTTTATTTGCAGGATGTAGTTTTAAACAAGATTTAATAGAGCAAAATAGATATGCAATAACTTTTCCAACAAATGAAGTAGAAACATCAAAAAAAGTTAATTCTATATTTATTGAAGAACCAAATGTAAATAAGAGTTTTAATCAAACTTCTATTTTGTATTCAAATAAAGTATATTTATTTGAAGAATATTCAAAGAACAGATGGATAAGTTTACCTTCTAATATGATTTATAATCAACTTTTAGACTCTTTTAATAGTAGTAATATCTTTAAAGATGTTATTTCAAAAGATAAAAGAATAGAGTATAAATATCTATTAAGAAGTGAGATTATAAAGCTTTATCAAGTTTTTGAAGATGATAAATCATATGCTATTTTGAAAGCAAATTTTTATTTTATTGAAAATAATAAAACTATAAAATCATATAGTTTTGATAAAAAGATATTATGTGAAGAAAACACAGCTTATGGTTTTGTAAAATCTGTAAATAGTGGTTTTGAAGAGATTATAAATAGTTTGATTGAAGATATAAAACTTTAG
- a CDS encoding AbrB family transcriptional regulator — protein MLNNFAKMLLALIIGLFGSIIFIYLHLPLPWLLGSIFATSLAIRFDFLPIKSPKLFSAPARILIGLAIGSAFTPEILQYIPQYSFSLLLVIPFTILVIFFGTYYYYKFLKYDLKTSYLGSMPGGVIEMVIIGEELKANTAKITLMQSSRLFFVVISLPFIIQYIFQIDIRGNQLLTTPLKNIDLFEFILLYFLATLSAFIAKRLKLTAAFLIGPMILAIVLYSSGSFSVAIPDEFLKFIQVVFGVIIGFTFKDVPLKTIYKTIIATFGHFILLAILCAIFIAIIFYFLDFKALDIMLSFSPGGQTEINLIALLVGANLPYITLHHIVRLIIVMNIAPIIAKKLN, from the coding sequence ATGTTAAATAACTTTGCAAAAATGCTTTTAGCACTTATTATTGGACTTTTTGGTTCAATAATTTTTATCTACCTTCATTTGCCACTTCCTTGGCTTTTGGGGAGTATTTTTGCAACAAGTTTAGCTATAAGATTTGATTTTCTACCTATAAAAAGTCCAAAACTATTTTCAGCTCCAGCAAGAATTTTAATAGGTCTTGCTATTGGAAGTGCTTTTACTCCTGAAATTTTACAATATATTCCACAATATAGTTTTAGCTTATTACTTGTAATACCTTTTACTATTTTAGTAATATTTTTTGGGACATATTATTATTACAAATTCTTAAAATATGATTTAAAAACCTCTTATTTAGGTTCAATGCCAGGTGGAGTTATTGAGATGGTAATAATTGGGGAAGAGCTAAAAGCAAATACCGCAAAGATAACTTTGATGCAAAGTTCAAGACTGTTTTTTGTAGTTATATCTTTGCCTTTTATTATTCAATATATTTTTCAAATAGATATAAGAGGTAACCAGCTTTTAACAACTCCTTTAAAAAATATTGATTTGTTTGAATTTATATTACTTTACTTCTTAGCTACTCTTTCAGCTTTTATAGCAAAAAGACTCAAACTCACAGCTGCATTTCTCATAGGTCCTATGATTTTAGCAATAGTTTTATACTCTAGTGGAAGTTTTTCTGTGGCTATTCCAGATGAATTTTTAAAATTTATTCAAGTTGTTTTTGGAGTAATTATTGGCTTCACTTTTAAAGATGTTCCACTTAAAACAATTTACAAAACAATAATTGCAACTTTTGGACACTTTATTCTTTTAGCTATTTTATGTGCTATTTTTATAGCAATTATATTTTATTTTTTAGATTTTAAAGCTTTAGATATTATGCTTAGTTTTTCTCCAGGTGGACAAACAGAGATAAACTTAATCGCTCTTTTAGTTGGTGCAAATCTTCCTTATATAACTTTACATCATATTGTAAGGCTTATTATTGTTATGAATATTGCACCAATTATTGCTAAAAAATTAAACTAA
- a CDS encoding HAD family hydrolase — protein sequence MKKEMVILFDLDGTLLDSTDAITDTFLHSFKENSFDFKGSVEDIKKEIGYPLDIMFETLGVDKKNVWDFVDSYKRQYRKVSLAQTTILENAYDAVVEASKFARLGVVTTKTGSYSVPLLENLNIMQYFEILTGRENVENPKPHPEPILITLEKMNCDIQNYDVWMIGDTKLDLIAANEAKVNSIGVLCGYSNEEELRKYTNIVKKNSFEAVKYLKSITK from the coding sequence ATGAAAAAAGAGATGGTTATATTATTTGATTTAGATGGTACACTGTTGGATTCAACAGATGCAATTACAGATACATTTTTACATAGTTTTAAAGAGAATAGCTTTGACTTTAAAGGAAGTGTTGAAGATATAAAAAAAGAGATTGGATATCCACTTGATATTATGTTTGAAACTCTAGGAGTAGATAAAAAAAATGTTTGGGATTTTGTTGATAGTTATAAAAGACAATATAGAAAAGTATCTCTAGCTCAAACAACAATTTTAGAAAATGCTTACGATGCAGTTGTTGAGGCTTCAAAATTTGCAAGACTGGGAGTTGTTACAACTAAAACTGGTTCTTATTCTGTTCCACTTCTTGAAAATCTAAATATTATGCAATATTTTGAGATTTTAACAGGAAGAGAAAATGTTGAAAATCCAAAACCTCATCCAGAACCTATTTTAATCACTTTAGAAAAAATGAATTGTGATATACAAAACTATGATGTTTGGATGATTGGAGATACAAAACTTGATTTAATTGCAGCAAATGAAGCTAAAGTAAACTCTATTGGTGTTTTATGTGGTTACTCAAATGAAGAAGAGCTAAGAAAATATACAAATATTGTAAAAAAGAACTCTTTTGAAGCAGTTAAATATCTAAAATCTATTACAAAATAG
- a CDS encoding peptide-binding protein, whose protein sequence is MKIFFIKLLFLISLSASTLTLSISSSPSRINPILSHDSASSEISNWLFNGLFKYDKDGNITTELAKEYHFETSTKLIIKLKEDILWHDKVKLTSKDLVFTYEKIIDPKVFNSIKSYFKEVKSVKALDDFTIEIIYNKPYFKALEIWMFGLLPYHLLKDEEDLMTSSFNKNPIGTGSYMLKEFKTSSDIELIANDDFFEGRPKIDRILYKFLPDSNTSFLYLKQNKLDIAGLTPMQVSRQIDNKFKEDFTILKTPSFSFSYLGFNLENPKFKDIKVRQALSYAINRQELVDILFFGYAKVCNGPFMPNTFAYNSEVKDTKQDLEKAKKLLNDAGYNEENPLIFEVVTNTGNDIRINTAQIIQHQLSKIGVQVKIRVMEWQAFLNTVVHPRNFETVILGWSLALMPDAYPLWHSNSAKLGSFNIVSYKNKRVNELIEKGMITIDKKELATIYKEIFKQISDDLPYLFLYIPDGISAINKKIKNIDPAFIGVMHNQKDWEIEE, encoded by the coding sequence ATGAAAATTTTCTTTATAAAACTATTATTTTTAATATCATTAAGTGCTTCAACTTTGACTTTATCTATTAGTTCAAGTCCTAGTAGAATAAACCCTATTTTATCTCATGATAGTGCTAGTTCAGAGATTTCAAATTGGCTTTTTAATGGTCTTTTTAAATATGATAAAGATGGAAATATTACAACTGAATTAGCAAAAGAGTATCATTTTGAAACATCTACAAAATTAATAATAAAACTAAAAGAAGATATTTTATGGCATGATAAAGTTAAGCTAACTTCAAAAGATTTAGTTTTTACCTATGAAAAGATAATTGATCCAAAAGTTTTTAACTCAATAAAATCATATTTTAAAGAAGTTAAAAGTGTAAAAGCTCTTGATGATTTTACTATTGAGATAATATATAATAAACCATATTTTAAAGCTTTAGAGATTTGGATGTTTGGACTTTTACCTTATCATTTGTTAAAAGATGAAGAAGATTTAATGACAAGTTCTTTTAATAAAAACCCAATAGGAACTGGTTCATATATGTTAAAAGAGTTCAAAACATCAAGTGATATTGAACTTATTGCAAATGATGACTTTTTTGAAGGTCGTCCAAAAATAGATAGAATTTTATATAAGTTTTTACCAGATTCTAATACCTCTTTTTTGTATTTAAAACAAAATAAACTTGATATTGCTGGATTAACTCCAATGCAAGTTTCAAGACAAATTGATAATAAATTTAAAGAAGATTTTACTATTTTAAAAACTCCTAGTTTTAGTTTTTCATATCTTGGCTTTAATCTTGAAAATCCAAAATTCAAAGATATAAAAGTACGACAAGCTTTATCTTATGCAATTAATCGTCAAGAGTTAGTTGATATACTATTTTTTGGATATGCTAAAGTTTGTAATGGTCCATTTATGCCAAACACTTTTGCTTATAATAGTGAAGTAAAAGATACAAAACAAGATTTAGAAAAAGCAAAAAAACTTTTAAATGATGCTGGTTATAACGAAGAAAATCCTCTAATATTTGAAGTAGTTACAAATACAGGAAATGATATTAGAATAAATACAGCTCAAATAATTCAACATCAGCTTTCAAAAATTGGTGTACAGGTAAAAATTAGAGTTATGGAGTGGCAAGCTTTTTTAAATACTGTTGTTCATCCAAGGAATTTTGAAACAGTAATTTTGGGTTGGTCTTTGGCTTTAATGCCAGATGCTTATCCACTTTGGCATAGTAATAGTGCAAAACTTGGTAGTTTTAATATAGTAAGTTATAAAAATAAAAGAGTTAATGAACTCATAGAAAAAGGGATGATAACTATTGATAAAAAAGAGTTAGCTACTATTTATAAAGAGATTTTTAAACAAATAAGTGATGATTTACCTTATTTGTTTTTATATATTCCAGATGGAATAAGTGCAATAAATAAAAAGATAAAAAATATAGACCCAGCATTTATTGGAGTTATGCACAATCAAAAAGATTGGGAAATAGAAGAATAA
- a CDS encoding class I SAM-dependent methyltransferase: protein MQNCKIISEMMVHISLCTHIWAKDVLVLKEVNEELKTECEKHKKESSFLFEEYSNIENKENKSLDVVILNSQNIDFKVVSQMQRVLRDDGLVVVESSFYSKDIEKLKKDLQAFGEHFWIVMPFNFGHTTAIIASKKYHPTADLNLHRADFLEGMEYYSSDIHLASFVFPAKVHKELTGIAKR, encoded by the coding sequence GTGCAAAACTGTAAGATAATTTCTGAAATGATGGTACATATTTCACTTTGTACGCATATTTGGGCTAAGGATGTTTTAGTTCTTAAAGAAGTAAATGAAGAGCTAAAAACTGAGTGTGAAAAACACAAAAAAGAGAGTAGTTTTTTATTTGAAGAGTATTCAAATATTGAAAATAAAGAGAATAAATCTCTAGATGTAGTTATTTTAAATTCACAAAATATAGATTTTAAAGTAGTTTCTCAAATGCAAAGAGTATTAAGAGATGATGGTTTGGTAGTTGTTGAAAGTTCATTTTATTCAAAAGATATAGAAAAATTAAAAAAAGATTTACAAGCTTTTGGTGAACACTTCTGGATAGTTATGCCATTTAATTTTGGGCATACAACAGCAATTATTGCTTCAAAGAAATATCATCCAACAGCTGATTTAAATCTTCATAGAGCTGACTTTTTAGAGGGTATGGAATATTATAGTTCTGATATTCATTTGGCTTCTTTTGTTTTTCCTGCAAAGGTTCACAAAGAATTAACTGGTATAGCAAAAAGATAA